A single Chryseobacterium sp. DNA region contains:
- the lipB gene encoding lipoyl(octanoyl) transferase LipB: protein MNTNQNKTVEFEDLGIREYQPTWDYQEQLMKSIIDTKIKNRDLPAEQHITTPNHLLFVEHPHVYTLGKSGHEENMLAGIDKLKEIDATFVKVNRGGDITYHGYGQVVGYPILDLENFFTDIHLYMRNLEEVIIRTIGEYGLKGERSQGETGVWLDVGKPYARKMCAMGVKASRWVTLHGFALNVNTDMRYFEYIIPCGIKDKQVTSLKRELERELAPEEVEELKAKIRKHFTDVFQAELIYK, encoded by the coding sequence ATGAATACAAATCAAAATAAAACAGTAGAGTTTGAAGATTTAGGAATCAGAGAATATCAGCCGACCTGGGATTACCAGGAACAACTGATGAAAAGCATCATTGATACCAAAATAAAAAACAGGGATCTTCCTGCAGAACAGCATATTACTACTCCGAACCACCTTCTTTTTGTAGAACATCCCCATGTATATACGCTGGGAAAAAGCGGCCATGAAGAAAATATGCTTGCCGGTATTGACAAACTGAAAGAAATTGATGCCACTTTTGTAAAGGTAAACCGCGGCGGAGATATTACTTATCATGGTTACGGACAGGTTGTAGGCTACCCGATTCTGGATCTTGAAAACTTTTTCACAGATATTCATTTGTATATGAGAAATCTGGAAGAAGTGATCATCCGAACCATTGGTGAATATGGTCTTAAAGGAGAACGTTCCCAGGGAGAAACAGGGGTATGGCTGGATGTAGGCAAACCTTATGCAAGAAAGATGTGTGCCATGGGAGTAAAAGCTTCCCGCTGGGTAACACTGCATGGTTTTGCCCTGAATGTCAATACGGATATGCGGTATTTTGAATACATCATTCCATGTGGCATCAAGGACAAGCAGGTCACTTCTTTAAAAAGAGAACTTGAAAGAGAGCTGGCCCCGGAAGAAGTGGAAGAGCTAAAAGCTAAGATCAGAAAACATTTTACAGACGTTTTCCAGGCCGAACTGATCTACAAATAA
- the trpB gene encoding tryptophan synthase subunit beta, which translates to MNYKNPDENGYYGAFGGAFIPEMLYPNVEELQRNYLEIIASEDFQNEYQDLLKNYVGRATPLYFAKNLSKKYKTKIYLKREDLNHTGAHKINNALGQVLLAKRLGKTRIIAETGAGQHGVATATACALLGLECIVYMGEIDIQRQAPNVARMKMLGAQVVAATSGSKTLKDAVNEALRDWINHPVTTHYVIGSVVGPHPFPDLVARFQSIISKEIKEQLKEKTGKENPDYVIACVGGGSNAAGTFYHFVEEKEVKIIAAEAGGLGVNSGKSAATTFLGTLGVLHGSKSLVMQTADGQVIEPHSISAGLDYPGIGPFHAHLFQEKRAEFFSINDNEALQSAFELTKLEGIIPALESSHALAVLGKKNFNENDIVVICLSGRGDKDMETYLRNL; encoded by the coding sequence ATGAATTATAAAAACCCCGATGAAAACGGATATTATGGAGCGTTTGGAGGTGCTTTCATCCCGGAGATGCTCTATCCTAATGTAGAAGAATTGCAAAGAAACTATCTTGAGATTATAGCATCTGAAGACTTTCAGAATGAGTACCAGGATCTGCTTAAGAATTATGTTGGGCGGGCTACTCCACTTTACTTTGCGAAAAACCTAAGTAAAAAATACAAGACCAAGATTTACTTAAAAAGAGAAGATCTGAATCATACCGGCGCTCATAAAATCAATAATGCTCTGGGACAGGTTCTTCTTGCCAAGCGTCTTGGGAAAACCAGGATCATTGCTGAAACCGGTGCCGGGCAACACGGCGTTGCCACTGCTACGGCCTGCGCGCTGCTGGGTCTTGAATGTATTGTGTATATGGGAGAAATTGATATTCAAAGACAGGCTCCCAATGTTGCGAGGATGAAAATGCTCGGAGCACAAGTCGTAGCTGCCACTTCAGGCTCAAAAACACTGAAAGACGCAGTCAATGAAGCTTTAAGAGACTGGATCAACCATCCGGTAACGACTCATTATGTGATCGGAAGTGTTGTGGGGCCCCACCCTTTCCCGGATCTTGTAGCCCGTTTTCAAAGCATTATTTCAAAGGAAATAAAGGAGCAGCTTAAAGAAAAGACAGGAAAAGAGAATCCTGATTATGTGATTGCCTGCGTGGGTGGCGGAAGTAATGCTGCCGGAACTTTTTATCATTTTGTAGAAGAAAAAGAAGTAAAAATCATTGCCGCAGAAGCCGGAGGTCTGGGAGTAAATTCCGGAAAGTCTGCCGCCACTACCTTTTTGGGAACCCTGGGTGTACTTCATGGAAGTAAAAGCCTTGTGATGCAAACTGCGGACGGGCAGGTAATCGAGCCGCATTCTATCTCGGCCGGACTTGATTATCCCGGAATCGGGCCCTTCCATGCGCATCTGTTTCAGGAAAAGCGGGCAGAATTTTTCAGCATCAATGATAATGAAGCTTTACAGTCTGCTTTTGAACTTACGAAACTGGAAGGAATTATACCTGCCTTAGAAAGCTCTCATGCCCTGGCTGTTTTGGGCAAAAAGAATTTTAATGAAAACGATATCGTGGTCATTTGCCTGAGCGGCCGTGGGGACAAGGATATGGAAACCTATTTGAGAAATCTGTAA
- a CDS encoding anthranilate synthase component I family protein, which produces MFTDLIKIKTVSKKTLGDLHTPMNIYLKIRDKFRDTILLESSDSKSIDNNFSFIAINAIAGIEVKNLNEFEVKLPNAAPVKQFVMDQAITDIFESFRTVFKCEKTEDPIEQTAQSLFGYTSFEAVQFFENVKLKAQSPEVEIPILRYRLYQYVIAINHFNDEMYLIENQIEGIKSEIHLLENLIKNQNTPVYPFEKNGQETSNITNEDYIELVKTAQKHCMRGDVFQLVLSRRFEQKFKGDEFNVYRALRNINPSPYLFYFDYGNYKLFGSSPESQLIIKNHKAIIHPIAGTSKRTGHFETDLQAIEVLKEDPKENAEHTMLVDLARNDLGKLGKNVTVTKLKEIQLFSHVIHMVSEVTADLPEDINPLEMVSATFPQGTLSGAPKHKALQLINQYEKDSRGYYGGCIGMIGLNGTCNQAIMIRTFLSKNNTLYYQAGAGLVAKSVPENELQEVNNKLNALKKAVEKAEKIVER; this is translated from the coding sequence ATGTTTACTGATCTTATCAAAATAAAAACTGTTTCGAAAAAAACATTGGGAGACCTTCATACTCCAATGAATATCTATCTTAAAATCAGAGATAAATTCAGGGATACCATTCTTTTGGAAAGCTCTGATTCAAAAAGTATTGACAATAATTTTTCCTTTATCGCCATCAATGCCATTGCCGGAATTGAGGTAAAAAACCTTAATGAATTTGAAGTTAAGCTTCCCAACGCTGCGCCTGTAAAGCAATTCGTCATGGACCAGGCTATTACTGATATCTTTGAAAGTTTCCGCACGGTTTTCAAATGTGAAAAAACAGAAGATCCCATTGAACAGACTGCCCAAAGTCTTTTTGGCTACACCAGTTTTGAAGCGGTTCAGTTTTTCGAAAACGTCAAGCTAAAGGCTCAAAGTCCTGAAGTAGAGATCCCTATCCTCAGATACAGGCTGTATCAATATGTAATTGCCATCAATCATTTCAATGACGAGATGTACCTCATTGAAAATCAGATCGAAGGTATAAAATCTGAAATCCACCTGTTGGAAAACCTCATCAAAAATCAGAATACTCCGGTTTATCCTTTTGAAAAAAATGGCCAGGAAACTTCCAATATTACCAATGAAGATTATATTGAACTGGTAAAAACAGCTCAGAAACACTGCATGAGAGGTGATGTTTTCCAGTTGGTACTGAGCAGAAGATTTGAACAAAAGTTCAAAGGTGATGAATTCAATGTTTACCGTGCTCTGAGAAACATTAATCCTTCTCCTTATCTTTTCTATTTTGATTACGGAAATTACAAATTATTCGGATCCAGCCCGGAAAGCCAGCTGATCATAAAAAACCACAAAGCGATTATTCATCCAATTGCCGGAACTTCAAAAAGAACAGGCCATTTCGAGACCGATCTTCAGGCCATTGAAGTATTAAAAGAGGATCCAAAAGAAAATGCGGAACATACCATGCTGGTGGATCTCGCAAGAAATGACCTCGGAAAGCTTGGAAAAAATGTAACGGTTACAAAACTGAAAGAAATCCAGCTGTTCTCTCATGTGATTCATATGGTAAGCGAAGTGACCGCAGATCTTCCTGAGGATATCAATCCTCTTGAAATGGTGTCGGCAACCTTTCCGCAGGGAACATTAAGCGGAGCACCGAAACACAAAGCTTTACAACTGATCAATCAATATGAAAAAGATTCCCGTGGATATTATGGCGGCTGCATCGGTATGATTGGCTTGAATGGAACCTGCAACCAGGCTATCATGATCAGAACATTTTTAAGTAAGAACAATACGCTCTATTATCAGGCAGGTGCAGGACTTGTTGCCAAATCGGTGCCTGAGAACGAGCTGCAGGAAGTGAATAACAAGTTAAACGCTCTGAAAAAAGCAGTAGAAAAAGCAGAGAAAATAGTGGAGAGGTAA
- a CDS encoding c-type cytochrome: protein MKKIFLAGAIGLLIFSCSKKENTAAVATSSETTSVSEPAPSNLSGDQIMETLDCSGCHSVSERMIGPSYQEIAGKYSEKDIDLLASKIIEGGSGVWGGVPMAAHPQVSKKDAKKMVEYILSQKK from the coding sequence ATGAAAAAAATATTTTTGGCGGGAGCAATCGGTCTTCTGATTTTTTCCTGTTCTAAAAAAGAAAATACAGCAGCGGTGGCTACCTCTTCTGAAACAACTTCGGTTTCAGAACCTGCTCCCTCCAATCTTTCCGGCGACCAGATCATGGAAACATTGGATTGTTCAGGATGTCACTCTGTCAGCGAGAGAATGATAGGACCTTCTTACCAGGAAATAGCAGGCAAATATTCTGAAAAAGATATTGATCTGCTGGCTTCCAAAATTATTGAAGGCGGAAGTGGAGTGTGGGGAGGAGTTCCTATGGCCGCTCATCCACAGGTGTCAAAAAAAGATGCCAAAAAAATGGTAGAATATATTTTAAGCCAGAAGAAATAA
- the trpD gene encoding anthranilate phosphoribosyltransferase, with amino-acid sequence MKEILQYLFNHNTLSKSEAKAMMIEISQNKFNSAEVTAFISVFLMRNITLKELEGFREALLQMAVPVQIEAHDAIDIVGTGGDGKNTINISTLASFVVAGAGQKVTKHGNYGASTTTGSSNVLEELGYGFKNSSDQLNEDLEKANICFLHAPYFHPALQSVGLLRKSLGLRTFFNLLGPLVNPAKPQYSMIGVYNLEIARIYQYLLQKEERDFMLVHGLDGYDEISLTDDSKIITKNGENIYSAEDLGFNPVTLENIKAGDTMQATAKIFRNILEGRGTEQQNSVVLANASVALHHTGKFGTYEDCLLLAKESLESGKALHSLTLLINE; translated from the coding sequence ATGAAAGAAATACTGCAATACCTGTTCAATCATAATACATTGTCAAAATCTGAGGCTAAAGCGATGATGATTGAAATTTCTCAGAACAAGTTCAATTCGGCAGAAGTTACTGCATTCATCAGTGTTTTCCTGATGCGGAATATCACACTGAAGGAACTGGAAGGTTTCAGGGAAGCACTTCTACAGATGGCAGTCCCTGTTCAGATAGAGGCTCATGATGCCATAGATATTGTAGGAACGGGAGGTGACGGAAAAAACACAATCAATATATCAACATTGGCTAGCTTTGTAGTGGCCGGAGCCGGGCAGAAGGTAACAAAACATGGAAATTACGGAGCTTCTACCACTACAGGTTCATCCAATGTCCTGGAAGAACTTGGATATGGATTCAAAAACAGTTCGGATCAGCTGAATGAAGATCTTGAAAAAGCTAACATCTGTTTTTTACACGCTCCTTACTTCCATCCTGCCCTTCAATCAGTTGGATTATTGAGAAAATCTCTGGGATTAAGAACATTCTTCAATCTTCTGGGACCGTTGGTGAATCCTGCCAAACCTCAATATTCCATGATTGGAGTGTATAATCTTGAAATTGCAAGGATATACCAATATCTATTACAAAAAGAGGAACGTGATTTTATGCTGGTTCACGGATTGGACGGTTATGATGAAATCAGTCTAACCGACGACAGCAAGATTATTACTAAAAATGGAGAAAATATCTATTCTGCTGAAGATTTAGGCTTCAATCCGGTAACGCTGGAAAATATTAAAGCGGGAGATACAATGCAGGCAACGGCAAAGATTTTCAGAAATATTCTGGAAGGCAGGGGAACGGAGCAACAAAATTCCGTAGTGCTGGCCAATGCTTCCGTAGCCCTTCATCATACCGGTAAATTTGGAACTTATGAAGACTGCCTTCTGCTCGCAAAAGAGAGTCTTGAAAGCGGAAAAGCCTTACATAGCCTCACACTTTTAATTAATGAGTAA
- a CDS encoding cupin domain-containing protein, which translates to MTQKNLLGTALFTVLSALLLSCDNSSNEPQSEYSDKIESVTLLKTTKSWDGTPYPAYPAKQPEISVLKIAVPPNKALDWHKHPVINAAYVEKGEIQIERKEDGKTQWVRKGQVLPEMVNVAHRGKTGDKGATLIVFYSGTPDIPLSEPVH; encoded by the coding sequence ATGACTCAGAAAAATTTATTAGGTACAGCTTTATTCACTGTACTTTCTGCCCTCCTTCTTTCATGTGACAACTCATCAAACGAACCGCAATCAGAGTATTCTGATAAAATTGAATCGGTTACACTTTTAAAAACGACAAAATCATGGGATGGAACTCCTTACCCTGCTTATCCAGCCAAACAACCTGAAATTTCTGTTCTTAAAATTGCCGTGCCGCCTAACAAAGCATTGGATTGGCATAAGCATCCGGTAATCAATGCGGCTTATGTAGAGAAAGGAGAAATCCAGATAGAAAGAAAAGAAGACGGTAAAACACAGTGGGTAAGGAAAGGACAAGTACTTCCGGAGATGGTAAATGTAGCACACAGAGGTAAAACGGGAGATAAAGGAGCCACTCTTATTGTTTTCTACAGCGGAACACCTGATATTCCTCTTTCGGAACCTGTCCATTAA
- the trpA gene encoding tryptophan synthase subunit alpha: MKKLNIYFTAGIPKLEDTAEIIQLIQDSGADMIEIGMPYSDPVADGPVIQQAHELALQNGMTIETLFSQLKSIKDNIRIPVILMGYINPVLSFGFEKFCQECSESGVSGLILPDLPPIEFEKNYQQILQKYHLNFTFLVTPETSDERIVYLDSLSSGFLYAVSSSSTTGGENAVLKNENYLSRLASLPLKNPVMIGFGIKSKENFENVTEKADGGIIGTAFVNILLQDKDWKKSAIDFIHSIKG; the protein is encoded by the coding sequence ATGAAAAAACTAAATATATACTTCACGGCCGGCATCCCAAAATTGGAAGATACTGCCGAAATTATACAATTGATTCAGGATTCCGGAGCGGACATGATTGAGATCGGAATGCCTTATTCTGATCCGGTGGCAGACGGACCCGTCATTCAGCAGGCCCATGAACTTGCTTTACAAAACGGAATGACCATTGAGACCCTTTTTTCTCAGTTAAAATCCATAAAAGACAACATCAGAATTCCGGTTATTTTAATGGGTTATATCAATCCTGTTTTAAGTTTTGGATTTGAAAAATTCTGTCAGGAGTGCTCAGAAAGCGGGGTTTCAGGATTGATCTTACCTGACCTTCCTCCTATTGAATTTGAAAAAAATTACCAGCAGATTTTGCAAAAGTATCACCTTAACTTCACATTCCTGGTGACTCCGGAAACTTCTGATGAGAGGATAGTATATCTTGATTCTTTAAGCTCAGGTTTTCTGTATGCGGTCAGTTCATCTTCAACAACCGGCGGTGAGAATGCAGTGCTAAAGAATGAGAATTACCTGTCCCGGTTGGCTTCACTTCCTCTTAAAAATCCTGTAATGATAGGTTTTGGAATAAAATCCAAAGAAAACTTTGAAAATGTAACGGAAAAAGCGGATGGCGGTATCATCGGAACAGCATTTGTGAATATCTTACTTCAGGATAAAGACTGGAAGAAGAGCGCTATAGATTTTATCCATTCCATAAAAGGCTAA
- a CDS encoding phosphoribosylanthranilate isomerase has protein sequence MNLHPKLKVCGLTRSEQILELMAMKVDLLGFIFYEKSPRYVLNHLSLDEIYNINHPGKVGVFVNEKVDQIVKTADKSGLNYIQLHGDEDEDFIDELRKELNPEIKIIKVIRIGENTAENRNTMALTLSSPLSAINYLLFDTDSKAFGGTGKQFDWKLLNECKIPLPYFLSGGISEDNIDHMKSLQLIPFAVDINSKFEIEPGNKDVNKIKKFKSILESQQDVLP, from the coding sequence ATGAACCTGCACCCTAAATTAAAAGTCTGTGGTTTAACAAGATCAGAGCAGATCCTTGAGCTGATGGCTATGAAAGTGGACCTTCTTGGTTTTATATTTTACGAAAAATCACCAAGATATGTTCTGAATCATTTGAGCCTGGATGAAATTTACAATATTAACCACCCGGGGAAAGTAGGGGTATTTGTCAACGAAAAAGTTGATCAAATTGTAAAAACAGCCGATAAATCCGGGCTGAATTATATCCAGCTGCATGGTGATGAGGACGAAGATTTTATAGATGAATTAAGAAAAGAATTAAATCCGGAAATTAAAATCATCAAAGTCATCAGAATTGGAGAGAATACTGCTGAAAACAGAAATACAATGGCACTTACGCTCAGTTCTCCGCTCTCAGCCATCAACTATTTGTTATTTGATACCGACAGCAAAGCATTTGGGGGAACCGGAAAACAATTTGACTGGAAGCTATTGAATGAATGTAAAATTCCTCTGCCTTATTTTTTAAGCGGCGGTATTTCAGAAGACAATATTGATCATATGAAGTCATTACAGCTGATCCCCTTTGCAGTGGATATCAATTCAAAATTTGAAATTGAACCCGGCAATAAGGATGTTAACAAAATAAAAAAATTCAAATCTATTTTAGAGTCCCAACAGGACGTTTTGCCCTAG
- a CDS encoding GNAT family N-acetyltransferase: MKYQIKQTQELTEREIEHILKLWDISMWNTMKAAYFRTFFKDSEFHFLLDTEENILAVMRMNFDFTLEISGEELSFAEAVGLVATHKKKGYGAKLVEAFKDHVTQRSIDTIGFCHQELRPFYQKCNI, encoded by the coding sequence ATGAAGTACCAAATAAAACAGACTCAGGAATTAACAGAACGTGAAATAGAACATATTCTGAAGTTATGGGATATCTCTATGTGGAATACCATGAAGGCGGCCTACTTCCGCACTTTTTTTAAAGATTCTGAGTTTCACTTTCTGTTGGATACGGAAGAAAATATATTGGCGGTTATGCGTATGAATTTCGATTTTACCCTGGAAATCTCCGGAGAAGAACTCTCTTTTGCAGAAGCTGTAGGGTTGGTGGCAACCCATAAGAAAAAAGGGTATGGAGCTAAGCTTGTGGAGGCATTTAAAGATCATGTTACCCAGAGAAGTATAGATACAATAGGGTTCTGCCATCAGGAGCTGCGTCCATTTTACCAAAAGTGCAATATCTAA
- the rlmF gene encoding 23S rRNA (adenine(1618)-N(6))-methyltransferase RlmF: MSAEKSSLHTRNLHRNPYDFDQLISCVPELKQYVFVNDYQSSTINFSIPQAVKLLNKALLLHFYNIKNWDIPAANLCPPIPGRADYVHYIADVLAEERNEIPAGNCVRGLDIGVGANLVYPLIAHRSYGWTMLGTDINQDSLNNARVIVDQNPDLSPAIQLKHQENPDHLFKNIIDTGDRFTFSMCNPPFHDSRASAMKGNLRKTRNLNRSKNQKPLLNFGGQQTELWCEGGELAFISKMIHESRLYSSQVLWFTCLVSKKDNLHKLTTLLKKVKAVDIKIIDMAQGQKISRILAWTFVPQQDRNDWFS, encoded by the coding sequence ATGTCTGCTGAAAAATCAAGTCTGCACACAAGAAATCTGCATCGTAATCCCTATGATTTTGATCAGCTTATTTCTTGTGTGCCAGAACTGAAACAGTATGTGTTTGTGAATGATTATCAATCATCAACGATCAACTTTAGCATTCCCCAAGCAGTTAAGCTGCTTAATAAAGCATTACTGTTACATTTTTATAATATTAAAAACTGGGATATTCCGGCAGCCAATCTTTGTCCTCCCATCCCCGGCCGGGCAGATTATGTACACTATATTGCAGATGTGTTGGCTGAAGAGCGAAACGAAATTCCAGCAGGAAATTGCGTGAGAGGCTTGGATATAGGGGTAGGAGCCAATCTGGTATATCCTTTAATTGCCCATCGGTCTTATGGCTGGACAATGCTGGGAACAGATATCAATCAGGATTCTTTAAACAATGCCCGGGTTATTGTAGATCAAAATCCTGATCTTTCACCGGCTATTCAGTTAAAACATCAGGAAAACCCTGATCACCTTTTCAAAAATATCATCGATACCGGAGACCGGTTTACATTTTCAATGTGTAATCCCCCTTTTCATGATTCCAGAGCATCTGCAATGAAAGGGAATCTGCGAAAAACCAGGAATCTTAACCGTTCAAAAAACCAAAAGCCGCTGCTTAATTTTGGCGGGCAGCAAACGGAATTATGGTGCGAGGGCGGTGAGCTGGCTTTTATCTCAAAAATGATTCATGAAAGCAGGCTGTACTCATCACAGGTTCTGTGGTTTACATGCTTGGTTTCTAAAAAAGATAATCTGCATAAGCTGACTACACTTTTAAAGAAAGTAAAAGCTGTGGATATTAAAATTATTGATATGGCTCAGGGACAGAAAATAAGCAGAATACTGGCCTGGACATTTGTTCCTCAACAGGACCGGAACGATTGGTTTTCGTAA
- the trpC gene encoding indole-3-glycerol phosphate synthase TrpC → MTILDTIIERKKEEIAAAKSNISVSRLKDTDFFKRKTYSLKESVKNKSGIIAEFKRQSPSKGMINSSVSPLEVVCSYEKFGASGVSILTDKDFFGGDLSDILNVRNHISIPILRKDFMIDEYQFYEAKSIGADVVLLIASCLSAGQVQEFTELAHTLHLEVLLEIHTEEELKHFNPDIDLVGINNRNLKDFKVDLQHSVQLKNLLPKEVLSVAESGIYTLEDFKYVKEKGFDAFLMGEYFMKNTDPSKAFEEFTLQI, encoded by the coding sequence ATGACTATACTGGATACAATTATTGAAAGAAAAAAAGAAGAAATTGCTGCAGCGAAATCCAATATTTCCGTTAGCCGATTGAAAGACACCGATTTTTTTAAAAGAAAAACGTACTCTCTGAAAGAATCCGTTAAAAATAAATCCGGCATCATCGCTGAATTTAAAAGACAATCACCTTCAAAAGGAATGATCAACAGCAGCGTTTCACCGTTGGAGGTGGTTTGCTCTTATGAAAAATTTGGAGCCAGTGGAGTTTCCATTCTGACGGATAAAGATTTTTTCGGGGGTGATTTAAGTGATATTCTGAATGTAAGGAATCATATCAGCATTCCCATTTTGAGAAAAGATTTTATGATTGATGAATACCAGTTCTATGAAGCCAAAAGCATCGGAGCAGATGTCGTCTTACTGATTGCCTCATGCCTTTCCGCGGGCCAGGTCCAGGAGTTTACAGAACTGGCTCATACGCTTCACCTGGAAGTATTGCTGGAAATCCATACGGAAGAAGAATTAAAACATTTTAACCCTGATATAGATCTTGTGGGAATTAACAACCGTAATTTAAAAGACTTTAAAGTGGATTTGCAACATTCTGTACAGTTGAAAAACCTGCTTCCCAAAGAAGTTTTATCGGTTGCAGAAAGTGGTATTTATACCCTTGAGGATTTTAAATATGTAAAAGAAAAAGGGTTTGATGCTTTTCTGATGGGGGAATATTTCATGAAGAATACCGACCCTTCAAAAGCTTTTGAAGAGTTCACTTTACAAATTTGA
- a CDS encoding aminodeoxychorismate/anthranilate synthase component II has translation MNNTINNQQPVSKVLVFDNYDSFTYNLVQIIERILNQKVEVVRNDQITLEEINKYDKIILSPGPGVPEEAGILLDLIREYAPTKSILGVCLGQQAIAEAFGGSLINLSEIFHGVATTTEVVKENTKLFRDITSGLEVGRYHSWAVDPENFPAALEITAVDKDGMIMALQHKSYDVHGVQFHPESILTPDGETIIKNFLLP, from the coding sequence ATGAACAACACTATAAACAACCAGCAGCCCGTATCCAAAGTTCTTGTTTTTGACAATTACGACAGCTTTACGTATAATCTTGTCCAGATCATTGAGAGAATACTGAATCAGAAAGTGGAGGTCGTAAGAAATGATCAGATCACTTTAGAAGAGATCAATAAATATGATAAAATAATTCTTTCCCCCGGCCCCGGTGTTCCGGAAGAAGCAGGAATTCTATTGGACCTGATCAGGGAGTATGCACCAACGAAAAGCATTTTGGGGGTATGTCTTGGACAGCAGGCGATAGCAGAAGCTTTTGGAGGAAGTCTTATTAACCTTTCTGAAATTTTTCACGGGGTAGCTACCACTACCGAAGTGGTAAAAGAAAATACAAAACTGTTCAGAGATATCACTTCAGGATTGGAAGTCGGTAGGTATCACAGCTGGGCAGTAGATCCGGAAAATTTTCCTGCTGCACTGGAAATTACTGCCGTAGATAAAGACGGAATGATCATGGCATTACAGCATAAATCGTATGATGTACATGGGGTACAGTTCCATCCTGAAAGCATTTTAACTCCTGATGGAGAAACAATCATTAAAAACTTCCTTTTACCGTGA